A genomic region of Podarcis raffonei isolate rPodRaf1 chromosome 13, rPodRaf1.pri, whole genome shotgun sequence contains the following coding sequences:
- the SBK2 gene encoding serine/threonine-protein kinase SBK2 → MPGRHPGCTLDSFTRQQQKQASERERERLGTPEILQHSRNLVMDLSSGMEAQALLEDMLEITAQSLVHMEVSEHYHIIKELGKGKYGQVVLVTHRKRGTPMALKLLPKASTKLENFLYEYCVALSLSTHPAIVGMFGIAIESSQHYGFLYEAALHKDLISIIKPKAGIPEPAAKLCAKQLVSALDFIHSRGLVYRDVKPENILLFDRHCHCIKLTDFGLTRPQGTLLRLVVGIIPYTAPELSRGTGDSPGLPIDASLDAWALGVLIFCLLTGYFPWEKTLPEDSFFDDFVIWQQSGLDEDLPYHWRPLSPDAVAMLRSLLALEPTKRGPIRRVLSYLDRPWRAEVAAKDP, encoded by the exons ATGCCTGGCAGACACCCCGGCTGCACTCTGGACAGTTTCACcagacagcagcagaagcaagcaagcgagcgagagagagagagactgggcaCTCCAGAGATCCTTCAGCACAGCAGGAA CTTGGTCATGGACCTGTCCTCAGGCATGGAGGCCCAGGCTCTCCTAGAAGACATGTTGGAAATCACTGCCCAGAGTTTGGTGCACATGGAGGTGTCTGAGCACTACCACATCATCAAGGAGTTGGGCAAGGGGAAATATGGGCAGGTGGTGCTGGTGACTCACAGGAAGAGAG GGACCCCTATGGCTCTCAAGTTGCTGCCTAAGGCGAGCACTAAACTGGAGAATTTCTTGTATGAATACTGTGTGGCCCTCTCACTCTCCACACACCCTGCCATCGTTGGAATGTTTGGCATCGCCATAGAGTCCAGCCAGCACTATGGTTTTCTCTATGAGGCAGCCTTGCACAAGGACCTCATCTCCATTATCAAGCCCAAG GCTGGCATCCCTGAGCCAGCAGCCAAGCTCTGTGCCAAACAGCTGGTGAGTGCACTGGACTTCATCCACAGCCGGGGCCTTGTCTATCGAGATGTCAAGCCTGAGAACATCCTCCTTTTTGATCGCCATTGCCACTGCATCAAACTGACAGATTTCGGCTTGACGCGGCCCCAGGGCACCCTTCTGCGTCTGGTGGTTGGGATCATCCCTTACACTGCACCCGAGCTGAGCCGTGGCACCGGTGACTCCCCAGGCCTGCCCATCGACGCCAGCCTGGATGCCTGGGCCCTTGGAGTGCTGATCTTCTGCCTGCTCACCGGCTACTTCCCTTGGGAGAAGACGTTGCCTGAGGATTCCTTCTTTGATGACTTTGTGATATGGCAACAGTCCGGCCTAGATGAAGACTTGCCATATCACTGGCGCCCTCTGTCGCCAGATGCCGTCGCCATGTTGCGGAGCCTCCTGGCTCTGGAGCCCACAAAGCGCGGTCCCATCCGCCGGGTTCTCAGCTACCTTGACCGGCCATGGAGAGCAGAAGTGGCAGCCAAAGACCCCTAG